The sequence GCGCAGCAACCCCTTGAGATCGTGGCCCTCGCCCGCGAAGAGGCAGGTGAAAAGGCGGCCCTCCGGAGAGAGCCTCAGGCGGGAACAATCGCCGCAGAACGGCCGCGTGACCGAGGCAATGATGCCAATCTCGCCGTTTCCATCCTGGTGGCGGTAGCGGAGCGCGGTGGCACCGTGGCGATCGGACACCTCCACCAGCGGGAACTCGCGGGAAATGATTTCGACGATTTCCGCCGCGGACACGACGCTGGCACGATTCCAGCCGTTGGTTTCGCCAACGTCCATGAATTCGATGAACCGCATGGTGACACCCGATTCCCGGGCCCAGCGGATCAGCGGCAGGATCTGGTGGTCGTTCACGCCGCGCTGGACCACGGCATTCACCTTCACCGGCAGGCCGAAAACCTTGGCGGCCTCAATGCCGCTGAGCACCCGCGAGACATCCGCGCCGGTGCCGTTCATTTTCCCGAAAACCGCCGGGTCGATCGCATCCAGGCTCACCGTGACGCGATGGAGGCCTGCCAGCGCCAGCCGCTCGGCATGATGGGCCAGCAGCACGCCATTGGTGGTGATCGCGAGATCCGGATGGCCCGGCAGGCTCGCCAGCAGGCCGACGAGGTTGTCGATGCCGTGCCGCAGCAGTGGTTCGCCCCCGGTGAGGCGCAGCTTCACCACGCCCGAGGCGACGGCGATGCCCGCGATGCGGTGGATTTCCTCGAACGTCAGCAGTTCGTCCTTCGGCAGGAAAGCGTGACCGGGACCGAACAAGTCCGCGGGCATGCAGTAGCCGCAGCGGAAATTGCAGCGGTCCGTCACCGAGATCCGCAGATCCCGGAGCGTGCGACCGCGACGATCAATCAAGGAAGTCATCTGAAGAAACGGATAGCAGCCTGTGAACCGATTGCGCGGGCGAATTGCCGTTTTTCATGAATCGTCCACATCGGCGTGGCCGGACGATTCATCATGGAGGCCGCCATTCCGTCGATGAAAAGCTGGCCACCACCGCCGGGACCGGAAACGATTCCCGCCATGAACGAGCTTGTGACACCTGCCGAGGCCACCGGCCGGATCCTGGAGGATCTGCCCGCAGCCCGGATCGAGGACGTCCCGCTTGTCAACGCGCTGGGGCGGGTCCTGCGGACCGCGGTCACGGCGGACCGGCCGCTGCCGCCCTACCGGCGTGCCACGATGGACGGGATCGCGTTCCGGGGTGCCGCGGAGACATGGAAGATCGCGGGCCTGCACGCGGCGGGTGATCCTCCACCACGGGCGCTGGCCGCGGGCGAGGCCTGGGAGATCATGACCGGCGCGGTGGTGCCGGAGGATTGCGATACGCTGGTGCCTTATGAAGAAGTGTCCATCGAGGACGGCATGGCAACGGT comes from Luteolibacter sp. LG18 and encodes:
- the moaA gene encoding GTP 3',8-cyclase MoaA produces the protein MTSLIDRRGRTLRDLRISVTDRCNFRCGYCMPADLFGPGHAFLPKDELLTFEEIHRIAGIAVASGVVKLRLTGGEPLLRHGIDNLVGLLASLPGHPDLAITTNGVLLAHHAERLALAGLHRVTVSLDAIDPAVFGKMNGTGADVSRVLSGIEAAKVFGLPVKVNAVVQRGVNDHQILPLIRWARESGVTMRFIEFMDVGETNGWNRASVVSAAEIVEIISREFPLVEVSDRHGATALRYRHQDGNGEIGIIASVTRPFCGDCSRLRLSPEGRLFTCLFAGEGHDLKGLLRGGADDATLAAVLGGIWGDRDDRYSELRDSQSQPTHKAEMSYLGG